One stretch of Siphonobacter curvatus DNA includes these proteins:
- a CDS encoding sensor histidine kinase — protein sequence MEEKTKNPLRSVISYQAVFWIALFLFGLTQAYSNTIGVSLKEIIIYNACHLLFQITSANLIYYYCIIHFFDRKRYVFFCISIPLFIYILAVINRIFIVYAAEPFFINEPQDHIIDILTDLDYLLTHYIFPIVTSSFIFVCFMHILRYKNEKQDRIQLQKEKTELELKVLKSRLNPHFLFNTLNNIYSLSINHPERTPKSIAGLADILDYVIYKGPQKMVRIADEITTINHYIELEELRYGSHLKVSRSIQLSSENWIPPLLYLSLIENAFKHGGRMDGDLSIRIELNTNEVQSIFSIKNSSFKKEVTSKPGIGLLNVKEQLKLYYDTNFELTIHSDEDWFSVEIITPAKHD from the coding sequence ATGGAAGAGAAAACAAAAAATCCTTTACGTTCAGTCATCAGCTATCAGGCTGTGTTTTGGATAGCTCTTTTTCTGTTTGGATTGACCCAGGCTTATAGCAATACAATCGGTGTAAGCTTGAAAGAAATAATCATTTATAACGCGTGTCACCTCTTATTTCAGATTACCAGTGCCAATCTGATTTACTACTATTGTATTATCCATTTTTTCGATCGCAAACGCTATGTATTCTTTTGCATCAGCATTCCCCTTTTCATTTATATTTTAGCCGTTATCAATCGTATTTTTATCGTTTACGCAGCTGAACCTTTCTTTATAAATGAACCGCAGGATCATATTATTGATATTTTAACAGATCTTGATTATCTTCTTACCCATTATATCTTTCCTATCGTTACATCATCCTTTATCTTTGTTTGCTTCATGCATATTCTACGGTATAAAAACGAAAAACAAGACCGTATTCAATTACAAAAAGAGAAAACAGAGCTTGAACTGAAGGTGTTAAAATCGCGATTGAACCCTCATTTCTTATTTAATACGCTTAATAATATCTATTCTCTTTCTATTAATCATCCAGAAAGAACACCAAAATCCATTGCAGGGCTAGCAGATATCCTTGATTATGTAATTTACAAAGGTCCTCAAAAAATGGTCCGTATTGCCGATGAGATTACAACGATTAACCATTACATAGAACTGGAAGAACTTCGATATGGCAGTCACTTGAAAGTCAGCAGAAGCATACAATTAAGTTCTGAAAACTGGATTCCTCCCTTACTGTATCTTTCACTAATTGAAAATGCCTTCAAACATGGAGGTCGTATGGACGGAGACCTTAGTATTAGGATTGAATTAAATACCAATGAAGTACAATCGATTTTCAGCATCAAAAACAGTAGTTTCAAAAAAGAGGTAACTAGTAAACCAGGGATTGGACTCCTCAATGTTAAAGAACAGCTGAAATTGTATTATGATACTAATTTTGAACTTACGATCCATTCAGATGAAGACTGGTTTAGCGTAGAAATCATTACTCCTGCCAAACATGATTAA
- a CDS encoding LytR/AlgR family response regulator transcription factor, whose product MIKCLIIDDEPLAIELLESHLKKIESLQLVGTARNAMEAHKLLQQQQVDLLFLDIQMPHLSGIELMRSLSVKPKVIFTTAFREFAIEGFELEAVDYILKPITFERFFRAVDRVLRTHTPNNIEHTIMIKSDGLNRKIKTDDIIFIESQGNDLKIYLNDTTYLTKGTLIDFTDLLSKMGFVRIHRSFLFNPTYVTGYSTSEIILGPYAIPVGRNYKQEFDAFMAHYSKTTL is encoded by the coding sequence ATGATTAAATGCCTTATTATCGATGACGAACCGCTCGCTATTGAACTATTGGAGAGCCACCTAAAAAAAATAGAATCCCTTCAACTGGTTGGTACGGCAAGAAATGCGATGGAGGCTCATAAACTTCTGCAACAGCAGCAGGTAGATCTTCTATTTCTGGATATTCAGATGCCCCATCTTAGCGGTATTGAATTGATGAGATCGCTTTCTGTGAAACCAAAAGTTATATTCACTACTGCCTTTAGGGAATTTGCGATTGAAGGTTTTGAACTTGAAGCGGTAGATTATATTCTGAAGCCTATAACTTTTGAACGGTTTTTCAGAGCTGTTGATAGAGTATTAAGAACTCATACCCCTAATAATATTGAGCATACAATCATGATCAAGTCCGATGGACTGAACAGGAAGATTAAAACAGACGATATAATTTTTATCGAAAGTCAAGGTAATGATCTAAAAATCTATTTAAATGATACTACTTACCTTACTAAAGGTACGCTTATAGATTTTACAGATTTGCTTTCAAAAATGGGTTTTGTAAGAATTCACCGATCCTTCCTTTTTAATCCAACCTACGTTACGGGTTATAGTACTTCTGAAATCATATTGGGTCCTTATGCTATTCCAGTAGGGCGAAATTATAAACAGGAATTTGATGCGTTTATGGCCCATTACTCGAAAACAACCCTGTAG
- a CDS encoding M4 family metallopeptidase, translated as MCNCSHRHSIHCIVPPYMTDQLVQSSNPEVRARALATVKISSALRAERQFSQAFPSLRAYSFAAEQGKDRVIYDARQTDRLKNVIVRREGQEAGNDVAVNEAYDYSGDTYDFYESIFQRNSLDDRGMTLISAVHVAEPDYRGGFVPMNNAFWNGELMAYGDGDGIIFNRFTQSLDVVGHELTHGVQSFTSNLTYYGQPGALNEHFSDVFGILIRQWKKQEEAKTANWTIGSEVLVSAATRQGIRDMLNPGKAYVDDPDLGTDPQPGHMNDLYTGPYDNNGVHINSGIPNRVFALVATELGGNAWDVAGRIWYDTMLQLTSSGQFKDCAKLTIQIAGSQFGEAEKKVVSNAWKTVGLSI; from the coding sequence ATGTGTAACTGCTCGCATCGTCATTCCATTCATTGCATTGTACCGCCGTATATGACGGATCAACTGGTGCAATCGTCCAATCCAGAAGTACGGGCCAGAGCCCTGGCTACGGTGAAAATTTCTTCGGCTTTACGGGCGGAACGTCAGTTTTCACAGGCCTTTCCCAGTTTGCGGGCTTACAGTTTTGCGGCCGAGCAGGGTAAGGATCGCGTGATTTACGATGCTCGTCAGACGGACCGACTGAAAAACGTCATCGTACGGCGGGAAGGGCAGGAGGCCGGAAATGATGTAGCCGTCAACGAAGCCTACGATTACTCGGGCGATACCTACGATTTTTACGAAAGCATTTTTCAGCGGAATTCCCTGGATGACCGGGGTATGACGCTGATCTCCGCCGTGCACGTAGCTGAGCCGGATTATCGGGGCGGCTTTGTACCCATGAACAATGCCTTCTGGAACGGAGAGCTGATGGCGTACGGCGATGGGGACGGCATCATCTTCAACCGCTTTACGCAATCGCTTGATGTGGTCGGGCATGAATTGACGCACGGGGTTCAGTCGTTCACCAGTAACCTGACTTATTACGGACAGCCGGGTGCCCTGAACGAACACTTTTCGGATGTATTCGGCATTTTGATTCGGCAGTGGAAAAAACAGGAGGAGGCGAAAACGGCGAACTGGACCATTGGTTCGGAAGTACTGGTGTCCGCCGCGACACGTCAAGGCATCCGCGATATGCTGAATCCCGGCAAGGCTTACGTCGATGATCCGGACCTGGGTACCGATCCGCAACCCGGTCACATGAACGATCTGTACACCGGGCCGTACGATAACAATGGGGTACATATCAATTCCGGTATACCAAACCGGGTATTTGCCCTGGTGGCTACCGAACTGGGCGGTAATGCCTGGGACGTGGCGGGTCGCATCTGGTACGATACCATGCTGCAACTGACGTCTTCGGGTCAGTTCAAAGACTGTGCGAAATTGACTATCCAGATTGCGGGTAGTCAGTTTGGCGAAGCGGAAAAGAAGGTAGTCAGCAACGCCTGGAAAACGGTTGGACTGAGTATATAA
- a CDS encoding DnaJ C-terminal domain-containing protein: MAFIDYYQILGLTKSASDEDIKKAYRKLARKYHPDVNPNNAEATLKFQQINEANEVLSDPEKRKKYDQYGENWQQADQYEAYEQARRAQGGGSNGGDTGSWFSGDGGDFSGFTGDNFSEFFQSMFGGERSGGRRTQQYRGQDYNAELQLNLRDAYETHKQTLTVNGKNIRITIPAGVANEQVIKLKGYGAPGQNGGPDGDLYITFKIAEDPTFKRQGNDLYATLDLDLYTAVLGGDVTIDTLTGKVKVPIKPETQNGTKVRLRGKGFPVYKKDGEFGDLILTWAIKIPTNLTDRQKELFQELAQS; the protein is encoded by the coding sequence ATGGCCTTCATTGATTATTACCAAATCCTGGGCCTGACTAAATCAGCGTCCGATGAAGATATAAAAAAAGCGTATCGGAAGTTGGCCCGCAAATACCACCCGGATGTAAATCCCAACAATGCCGAAGCTACGCTTAAGTTTCAGCAGATTAACGAAGCCAACGAAGTACTCAGCGACCCGGAAAAACGTAAAAAGTACGATCAGTACGGCGAGAACTGGCAACAGGCGGACCAGTACGAAGCCTATGAACAGGCCCGTCGTGCCCAGGGCGGCGGCTCGAACGGTGGCGATACCGGTAGCTGGTTTAGTGGTGATGGCGGTGACTTCAGCGGCTTTACGGGCGATAATTTCTCGGAATTTTTCCAATCCATGTTCGGTGGTGAACGCAGCGGCGGCCGTCGAACGCAGCAATACCGGGGCCAGGATTATAACGCTGAGTTACAACTGAACCTACGCGATGCTTACGAAACGCACAAACAAACACTGACGGTCAACGGTAAAAACATCCGAATCACAATTCCGGCGGGCGTGGCCAACGAACAGGTCATCAAGTTGAAAGGATACGGTGCCCCCGGCCAGAATGGCGGGCCAGATGGTGATTTATATATTACTTTCAAGATTGCCGAAGACCCGACCTTTAAACGTCAGGGAAATGACCTCTACGCCACGCTGGATCTGGACTTGTATACGGCGGTGCTGGGCGGTGACGTAACCATTGATACGCTGACGGGAAAAGTGAAAGTGCCCATCAAACCCGAAACGCAGAACGGTACGAAAGTGCGGTTACGCGGCAAAGGTTTCCCGGTCTATAAAAAAGACGGAGAATTTGGCGATTTGATCCTGACCTGGGCGATTAAAATCCCCACGAATCTGACGGATCGGCAAAAGGAATTGTTTCAGGAATTAGCTCAATCATAA
- a CDS encoding chaperone modulator CbpM — MERSEWIAISDCCTHYNIEISFVDSLQDYGLIEITRIQESKYIHEDRLPALERFIRLHYDLNINLEGIDVITQLVQQVEQLQHEIALLKSQFPR, encoded by the coding sequence ATGGAAAGAAGTGAATGGATTGCCATCAGCGATTGCTGTACGCATTATAATATCGAAATTTCGTTCGTCGATTCTTTACAGGATTACGGGCTCATCGAAATCACCCGTATTCAGGAGTCGAAATATATTCACGAAGACCGCTTACCGGCTCTGGAGCGGTTCATTCGACTTCATTACGACTTGAATATCAATCTGGAAGGTATTGACGTGATTACGCAGTTGGTCCAACAAGTCGAGCAATTGCAACACGAAATAGCCTTACTCAAAAGTCAGTTTCCGCGATAG
- a CDS encoding protealysin inhibitor emfourin yields MKVQLQQSGGFMGALQECSLDTDQLEADEVQAIQESVTNTNWTEAESHPSAIRDGYQYHVRVEDQEQTYTAAYTDQTLPESLKPLVGVLKKYLKPKSLR; encoded by the coding sequence ATGAAAGTACAGTTGCAACAATCGGGCGGTTTTATGGGGGCTTTGCAGGAATGCAGTCTGGACACGGATCAGCTGGAAGCCGACGAAGTTCAGGCCATTCAGGAATCCGTAACGAATACGAACTGGACGGAGGCTGAAAGCCATCCGTCGGCCATTCGGGATGGGTATCAGTACCACGTGCGGGTGGAAGATCAGGAGCAAACCTATACTGCGGCGTATACCGATCAGACCTTGCCGGAATCATTGAAACCGCTGGTGGGTGTATTGAAGAAATACCTTAAGCCTAAATCATTACGGTAG